GACGTAGACGTAGCAACCTGACCCGGATAGCAATAGCACCGTTAGTACACAGGGGATCTGGTCCTTTGCTTGTGGTGTCGTGCTGTCTGCCACCcacatccatcatccatcgtccatccatccaaccagccagccatccaCACTCGAATCGGTGAGCGAGTTGAAGTCAGCATCGTGtgagagtgagtgggtgTCTGTGCTTGTGTCCACTGCCGTTGGCTTTGGAGCGGTCCACCCATCCAAGAGTGCCTTCAATGACCATCACACAGAGCAGGgcagggcgaggccgaggtcagGCCAATGAGGAGCAAGTTCCCAGTCTCCGACTTTTTTCGAGGAAGCGGTGTCCAGGAGCGGAGTCTcaaggaaggggggagactaaaataaaataaaaacaCGCCAAAACTACCTGCATCCTTCCCATCTCTCTTTGACGAGGTCCAATCCGCGGAGAGAGCGCTGGACTGTGACCCACACCCTCAGTCCTCCATCTTCCGCCTTTTTCTTAGTCCAAGTAGAGCCCCCCCCGTCCTGTCCTAAAACGGGTCGTGGGTACGTTCTCCAATCCAGATGACGAAGTACTCCCGTACCTTCTTTTTAGCGTGTGGTGGTCCAGTCTGAGCCGGTCACCCTGTCGTCTCCACAAGACCCGCCGGTTCTTTTTTGTcaattttttttcttcctttcgATTTTCTATTGCATGGTGGTTTTCCACCTCAATGGCCCATGGACCACCCCCCAGGTTCCAATTCCAAACCAACGCCGACTCGACCGAAGTAAGCCGGGCAGGCGTCCGACAACAACTGCCAGCCAGACTCGCACCGGTCACACCCTCCCCAGTCCCAATCCCAGTCTCGCCAGTGCGTCCAAATTCAGGTCAGGAGGGCGGGCACATGGATGAATCGACTTTGTGGCCACCGAGGTGTCCCGTTCCTAGAggcgttgatgatgatgtacTGCACTCGGTGGGAAACGTTCCCAGAGAACTGATGGACGACGGGTGAGCAGTGCGCCTTGAGACTGATAATTCCGTTGTTTATTGATTTAATACTTACCTCATTCTTATTGGCGTCTCAAAAATGGTCCTGCGGTGTGAGAGGAGTCGAGGTATTTTCTTACACTTTTGTCgctctttccctctcttgcTCCTGCTTCCGCACTGCACTCACCTGCTACTGGTCCCTTCCCTTTTGGTCTGGTCCATCCCCAAGTTCCCGCCAGAGATGACCCACTTCGCTGTCGGgctttcctcctcctgcctgtcactgtcactgaCTTGACCCAAAGTACCGACCTCCCCTTCATTGCTGAACAGTTACCTGCTTGCCCTGCTTCAAAGGTACCTCGCCCGCTGCTTGAGCCCACCCGCCGCTACGAACCGCTGTACTCCCTACCctcccacccacccatctccctcactTCACTCACTGCACTTCGCCCTCCCGGTCTCCTCCTTTCGCCTCCATTCACACGCACGCCGCCATCATTCCTCTCCACTTTACATCCTCACCCCCATCCccgtcctctctctccccatctccatcccatccatcccaaCCCGTCCCATCCATTTCACTCCTCGAAATTCTTCTTTTCCGACCCTgttcttccccttcctcttctcttcccatatcctctcttcctctctctccttcgtcCCCCCCCAAACCACGAATCCGCCGCATCCCGACGAAacccatcgtcctcgactTTGCTCGATTCTCCAAACCCAAGTCGTCGACTATCTAGGATTCAGGTTTCCGCCCCCCTTCCACGCGACAATCAGCCGATTCGATTCGACTACCGTTGCCCCAATCACCTCGCCCGATCACGATCACGATCACGTCGAGCCATACACCTCTGTTCACCTTGAGACAGAAACACCGTTTTACCGCTCTGAGCCCTCTGAGAAAACATCGTCCGAATACCACCACGGGAACACCGTCCTTTCACCTTCGCGCGTACCTGTCAAATTTCCCTTGATTTTTCCTTTCCCAAGGTAAGCCTACTGTGCCGTTGCCCATCCCCAGCCCAATCCCATAGGTTTTGCCAAAGGTCTGGTACACAAACTTCATTCGACTCCTCCGCTTAACGCTGGTTCAAAACCAACCAACACCGACTGGCTGCCAGGCCCTAAGATGATGCACCCGAACTTCACGATCGGTTCAGCAACCCAGTCCGCCCTTGCGTACCAAGGTTTTTTGCCTCGCCGACACCAAAACCAAGCAGTGTCGGGTTGTTTCCTCGGCGCCCGGTGCGCTGGAGCAACCTGGCACTTGCTGCTGCATTGGCTCTCCACAGGGGACACCCTTCCCTGGAGCCATTGTCCGTGTCACCCTCAAGCAATTCCACACTCCAACACCGGGCCGTCATTACTTGACGCATCATACGACGAAGCTTGTGTATCAGACTCAGGCACAGACTGTCAAAGTTTTCCTGTCTCTTGGTCACTGTCACTAACTATTCATCACCCAAGATAACAGCTGCGGCTTTTCTTTTCCACGaccttcttcgtctcgagTCGAGCGGTCCTTGGATCTTGCCCGGACGCCTCAACGACCATCTTCCGTTTAAGCATCCCATTTTTCGAGCCAGTCATCGCAGTATCTTTTCACACGCAGGTATTCACACTCTTCTGGAGGTTCCTGAGCTGTCCACGACCGCCACACGCGCCGCGACTTTTCCTCTCGTCTACATTCATTTTTAGACTTCCGCCTCTCGTAGTCGACACGATCACACCTTGATGGCTATTTGCAGTTACTAAGGGCTCGTGTCATCATCCCCCTCACCACCCCGAcgcctcgtcttcttcggccttGGACATCACCGCTAGCACGTCGCGGCTCGCTCCCTACTGCTAAGTGTTCCCTCCGAGCGCCTCGAGCATTCTCTCCGACAAAGGTCCTCTTACGGTCTTAGTCGGACTCTTCTCAATACCGCCAACATGCCTGGAGGTGTCTGTGCCGTCCTCGACTACGAGGTCGACCAAATGGCCGAGTTCGTTGCTGAGATGGCAACCCGCGTCGTTATGCCTCTGTCGACCACGGCTGTTACCCCCCCTTTCCGCAAGTTTGTCTCGCAGATCCTCTCATCTACGAGACTGCCCAAGAGCACCATCCTCCTGGGAATGAACTACCTCGCGAAACGTGTCAACACGCTTAAGCAGAACAACCCTTCGTACACGGTACCCGAGGGTCAGGTCTGGCGCATGTTGACGGTctcgctgctgctcggcAGCAAGTTCTTGGACGACAACACCTTTCAGAACCGTTCCTGGTCTGAGGTGAGCGGcatccccgtcgccgagctcaacGCTCTGGAACATGAGTGGTTGGAGCAGTCTGGCTGGTGTCTGTATGTCAACTTGGATTACAGCGCGGACTATAAGGCTTGGCTCACCAGTTGGGACGACTGGAAGGTCCTCAAGGACCAGGCTACAGCCAGGGCCAACCGCGAGAGGCATGTCCCCGCCATCgacaccaacatcaaccgGTACGGCGGTCGATCCGCCTACCATACGTTTGTTCAGCAGCAGGCGGCTGAGTACGAGCGCTATGAGGCCATCAAGCGCAACGAGCTGGCCCATCAGCAGGCATACGGCAACTGGAATTGGCAGTCTGCTCCGCTCACCCCACCGGACTCTGGTTATGGCACTCCCGAGTATATCAACTCTGCTACGTCGGCCAACGCCCGGTACAACGATTGGTTTTCCCAGGCAGCTGCCAGCGCCCAGTGGAACAATCGTTACCAGCAGCCGACTCATAGTTACTACGGACACCGCCACAACCAGCAGGCCTTTTCTGGACACTACAACTACTCGCAAAACATGTGGGAGCACGGTGTCGCAGAGTGCAGTTGTGCGAACTGCGTCGGGCCCGCGGTCAAGCCGCCTGCCTACTTTGCGCACCCCGGCTTCGGTCAGCCCGTCATGGGCTGAATTCATTGCGATACCCGGCGGGACCCACCACCGCCCTACGAAACTGGAAGGGAACTTGTTATCGGAAAAGTTTGGGAGGCCTAGCGTCACAGGAGACGCAGgctttgttttttttctggCATGACGATACATTTGCATTCTTCAGATACCCTCTCACGACGAGAAACCGAAAGAAGCGGTTATTTGACCGAATGGTCCCCACGTCGACATTCGACTTTACGACGCACGGGCACACGGGCTTACTTCGATGCCACCGACTCACTACACGCACTCCGTCTCGACACTTTTCTTTGGAGGAAGGTGTCGAGCCCCGCTGTGTCAGTGGCGGACGATCGAttcggcggccgcggccctTAATGACATATTTCTTTAATTCTTTTTCACCCCTTGGTATACGGATAAATCCCATCATTGGAGTTTGGTGGTCGGCCCCTGCGATTCCCCCCTGGAGTTCTGCGATAGATTCCGTGGCAAGTGTGTTTTTGGTGAGGATGAGAGTGATGTGCGTTTTTGCGAAGAGAGGCGTCGTCGGTTTCCTTTCCGAAGTTCGACGAATGGTTACGGTATTTTCAGCCCAGAACGACTTGGTCAACATCAACGACGTCTTTGAATGGTGGTACAATCATATTCATAACGTCTGACCACGGCTTCGATCGACACGACCCTCGGAAACGCCCAGACACCTATCCTTACTATTTCTTTTGTGGCACGTTATGGAGTTTCCCCCTTTTCTGTTATTCGTCCTGTCTCAGCACAATACCAGTTTTCCCTCTT
The DNA window shown above is from Colletotrichum destructivum chromosome 2, complete sequence and carries:
- a CDS encoding Putative cyclin PHO80, whose product is MPGGVCAVLDYEVDQMAEFVAEMATRVVMPLSTTAVTPPFRKFVSQILSSTRLPKSTILLGMNYLAKRVNTLKQNNPSYTVPEGQVWRMLTVSLLLGSKFLDDNTFQNRSWSEVSGIPVAELNALEHEWLEQSGWCLYVNLDYSADYKAWLTSWDDWKVLKDQATARANRERHVPAIDTNINRYGGRSAYHTFVQQQAAEYERYEAIKRNELAHQQAYGNWNWQSAPLTPPDSGYGTPEYINSATSANARYNDWFSQAAASAQWNNRYQQPTHSYYGHRHNQQAFSGHYNYSQNMWEHGVAECSCANCVGPAVKPPAYFAHPGFGQPVMG